A window of the Microbacterium sp. LWH13-1.2 genome harbors these coding sequences:
- a CDS encoding M15 family metallopeptidase, whose protein sequence is MNTRTALSRRRLTAIIGVALLAAAIAGSAVIIGQQSLASASVAPQLSAASLTESDGVIREEGAVSVFDEVPAVTNLDPDLLAAVRSAATAAELDGVRVHVNSGWRSAAYQQVLRQDAVIEYGSAEEAARWVATPENSEHVSGDAVDLGPVAAQDWLSRHGAEFGLCQIYANERWHFELRPAAVANGCPLMYDDPTADPRTQR, encoded by the coding sequence ATGAACACACGCACTGCCCTCAGTCGGCGCCGCCTCACCGCGATCATCGGTGTCGCGCTGCTCGCCGCCGCCATCGCCGGATCGGCCGTCATTATCGGCCAGCAGTCGCTGGCGTCGGCATCCGTCGCTCCTCAGCTCTCGGCTGCCTCTCTCACCGAGTCCGACGGCGTCATCCGCGAGGAGGGCGCGGTGTCGGTGTTCGACGAGGTGCCTGCCGTCACGAACCTCGACCCCGATCTGCTCGCGGCGGTGCGCTCCGCCGCGACCGCCGCCGAGCTCGATGGGGTGCGGGTGCACGTGAACAGCGGCTGGCGATCGGCGGCGTATCAGCAGGTGCTGCGGCAGGATGCCGTGATCGAATACGGCTCCGCGGAGGAGGCGGCCCGCTGGGTCGCGACCCCCGAGAACTCCGAGCACGTGTCGGGAGACGCGGTCGACCTCGGACCGGTCGCTGCGCAGGACTGGCTGTCGCGCCACGGCGCCGAGTTCGGGCTCTGCCAGATCTACGCGAACGAGCGCTGGCACTTCGAGCTGCGCCCGGCTGCGGTCGCCAACGGCTGCCCCCTCATGTACGACGACCCGACCGCCGACCCGAGGACCCAGCGATGA